A genome region from Bombus pyrosoma isolate SC7728 linkage group LG14, ASM1482585v1, whole genome shotgun sequence includes the following:
- the LOC122574687 gene encoding biotin--protein ligase isoform X2 produces the protein MNDCENDEFMTSCLCVNKSDARLEELLWYYDDMRLCTIFPQQKVDISSWLTYQYGKTFFPLHTNNRNGTLLQSEYKLYILVEADLKSYNPIAATHATKVEDYGLIITWTANKNIDLIIESDLDMVAKFFIAAMEGQCYINNGLLLKRIETVLISGKPCLYNSDVLNSPPTKKFIDKEEWTTHAEKLKSLSDTAKLVSEKCKPFEVKDLPGLIVYPENAVTDAELELMKRVESNETLESETRSQVSTPVSVNIPQHENQLSQDEIQKITKDTTEFQGVPHSTSKSLDMLDNLDVSTTISTRQVSCSDIKSTSKPFEPKSFYDAKYSKSIASTSPFKNSIAEITRKLSKNNVKPPNVLIYADSFIARNNVKGVLEESLDTNKYTIYALSPEEARNDAWVENAALVVVCGNVGNEIGNRIVEYILHGGKLLALCSDVIHILLPSFKTAEVRENELVHFSYGKWKHVRMMHHIFCYQPSPVRTRFSQDHEDVKVSSVSPPATVSVKDKKGNSHSFDLKVLGTEETWHTPSILLATLLGSGGKLVFSQIHLEVDPMQYELEESKFNALKESNATRLEIFNDLLKTHLEIEVRSTAKVTAHMTYTSAFFLGRHELKLEMLERLKDIMAANDTLKMPKLEIQFCRSSTVPRPASALFLPIMIHQCPDNFSTVEYFENLSTKELGRLVIYVDIMTSSMDVFNGHQLGHGLAVIVRQQTQGRGRSKNIWLSPKGAALFTLQLHVPTDTILGRRISILQHLVSVAIISAFKSLSGYEDIDLRLKWPNDIYAGNNVKIGGLIVETHVMSNLNICNVGVGINLFNKEPTCCINDIITTFNEIYQKKLEMISYEQYFAIVFNEIERWLNIVQSGNIDDFLDAYYTYWMHTDANVTVLSASGVSQNVKILGIDDYGYLRVRGEDGTMFTVHPDGNTFDCLKGLIAPK, from the exons TATGGTACTATGATGATATGAGATTGTGCACTATATTTCCTCAA CAAAAAGTTGACATCTCAAGTTGGTTAACGTATCAGTAtggaaaaacattttttcctttgcATACAAATAATCGTAATGGAACTTTGTTACAATCAGAGTACAAACTTTATATTCTTGTTGAAGCTGATCTTAAAAGTTATAATCCTATTGCTGCAACACATGCTACTAAG GTCGAAGATTACGGTTTAATTATTACGTGGAcggcaaataaaaatattgatttaattataGAGTCCGATTTAGATATGgttgcaaaattttttattgcagcGATGGAAGGTCAATGTTACATTAATAACGGCTTGTTATTAAAACGAATAGAAA cTGTCCTGATATCAGGAAAGCCTTGTCTTTACAATAGTGATGTGTTGAATTCACCACCAACTAAAA aatTTATAGACAAAGAGGAATGGACAACGCAtgcagaaaaattaaaatcattaagCGACACTGCCAAACTCGTATCCGAGAAATGCAAACCATTTGAAGTTAAGGATCTTCCAGGTTTAATAGTATATCCAGAAAATGCTGTAACAGACGCAGAACTTGAACTGATGAAACGTGTGGAGTCCAATGAAACGTTag AGAGTGAAACTAGAAGTCAAGTTTCTACACCAGTTTCAGTAAACATTCCTCAACATGAGAATCAATTATCACAAgatgaaatacaaaagatCACAAAAGATACCACTGAATTTCAAGGTGTTCCACATTCTACTAGTAAATCACTTGATATGCTTGACAATTTAGATGTATCCACTACTATAAGCACCAGACAAGTATCTTGCAGTGATATAAAAAGTACAAGTAAACCTTTTGAACCAAAGTCTTTTTATGATGCTAAGTATAGCAAATCCATAGCATCTACAAGCCCTTTTAA GAATTCCATAGCGGAGATAACAAGAAagttatcaaaaaataatgtaaaaccaccaaatgtcctaatatATGCTGACAGTTTTATTGCACGTAACAATGTAAAAGGTGTTTTGGAAGAATCTCTTGACACAAATAA ataCACCATTTACGCATTATCTCCAGAAGAAGCACGTAATGACGCTTGGGTAGAAAATGCAGCTTTAGTCGTCGTTTGTGGAAATGTGGGCAATGAGATTGGAAACCGAATCGTGGAGTATATTCTTCACGGTGGCAAGTTGCTCGCTTTGTGCTCTGAcgtaattcatattttacttCCTTCGTTTAAAACGGCGGAAGTACGAGAAAACGAGCTGGTTCACTTTTCTTATGGGAAATGGAAGCATGTACGCATGATGCATCATATCTTCTGTTATCAACCATCTCCTGTAAGAACGAGATTTTCACAGGATCATGAAGACGTAAA AGTATCTAGTGTTTCTCCGCCAGCGACAGTGAGcgtgaaagataaaaaggGAAACTCGCATTCGTTTGACCTAAAGGTACTTGGAACAGAAGAAACTTGGCACACACCAAGTATTCTACTTGCCACCCTACTAGGAAGTGGTGGAAAGCTTGTTTTTTCTCAAATACATCTTGAAGTGGATCCAATGCAATATGAACTCGaggaaagtaaatttaatgcTTTGAAAGAAAGTAACGCAACTAGACTGGAAATAttcaatgatttattaaaaacgcATCTTGAAATAGAAGTTCGTAGTACTGCAAAAGTAACTGCACATATGACTTATACATCTGCTTTCTTTTTGGGACGACATGag TTGAAACTAGAAATGCTAGAAAGATTGAAGGATATAATGGCAGCAAACGATACTTTAAAAATGCCAAAGCTGGAAATTCAGTTTTGTAGAAGCAGCACAGTTCCACGACCTGCTTCAGCTTTGTTCCTACCAATTATGATTCATCAGTGTCCTGACAATTTCTCAACTGTAGAATATTTTGag AATTTATCTACCAAGGAATTAGGACGTTTGGTTATATACGTTGATATAATGACATCATCAATGGATGTATTTAATGGTCATCAATTAGGACATGGTTTAGCTGTTATTGTCCGTCAGCAAACTCAAGGACGAG GAAGGAGCAAAAATATTTGGCTCAGTCCAAAAGGTGCAGCACTGTTCACGTTGCAACTTCATGTGCCTACTGATACCATACTTGGAAGACGAATCTCAATTTTGCAACATTTGGTTTCTGTTGCAATTATATCTGCATTTAAGTCTCTATCTGGATATGAA gaTATCGATCTAAGATTAAAATGGCCTAATGATATTTATGCTGgtaataatgttaaaattggTGGACTGATTGTAGAGACTCATGTTATGTCAAATCTTAATATATGTAACGTTG gAGTTGGAATAAATTTGTTCAACAAAGAACCTACATGTTGcattaatgatataattactacatttaacgaaatatatcagaaaaaattagaaatgatATCATACGAACAATACTTTGCTATTGtattcaatgaaattgaaagatgGTTAAATATCGTACAAAGTGGTAATATAGATGATTTTCTGGATGCATATTATACTTATTGGATGCATAC CGACGCAAATGTGACAGTATTATCAGCATCTGGGGTGTCACAAAACGTTAAAATACTAGGTATAGACGATTACGGATATTTACGTGTACGAGGAGAAGATGGAACGATGTTTACCGTACATCCAGATGGTAATACGTTCGATTGCCTGAAAGGTCTTATAGCTCCGAAATAA
- the LOC122574687 gene encoding biotin--protein ligase isoform X3 produces MILTFLYMIATSIQSRRIVFLKNHLRNLFQGDTTTCPSIMFYNKKQSSNKEFIDKEEWTTHAEKLKSLSDTAKLVSEKCKPFEVKDLPGLIVYPENAVTDAELELMKRVESNETLESETRSQVSTPVSVNIPQHENQLSQDEIQKITKDTTEFQGVPHSTSKSLDMLDNLDVSTTISTRQVSCSDIKSTSKPFEPKSFYDAKYSKSIASTSPFKNSIAEITRKLSKNNVKPPNVLIYADSFIARNNVKGVLEESLDTNKYTIYALSPEEARNDAWVENAALVVVCGNVGNEIGNRIVEYILHGGKLLALCSDVIHILLPSFKTAEVRENELVHFSYGKWKHVRMMHHIFCYQPSPVRTRFSQDHEDVKVSSVSPPATVSVKDKKGNSHSFDLKVLGTEETWHTPSILLATLLGSGGKLVFSQIHLEVDPMQYELEESKFNALKESNATRLEIFNDLLKTHLEIEVRSTAKVTAHMTYTSAFFLGRHELKLEMLERLKDIMAANDTLKMPKLEIQFCRSSTVPRPASALFLPIMIHQCPDNFSTVEYFENLSTKELGRLVIYVDIMTSSMDVFNGHQLGHGLAVIVRQQTQGRGRSKNIWLSPKGAALFTLQLHVPTDTILGRRISILQHLVSVAIISAFKSLSGYEDIDLRLKWPNDIYAGNNVKIGGLIVETHVMSNLNICNVGVGINLFNKEPTCCINDIITTFNEIYQKKLEMISYEQYFAIVFNEIERWLNIVQSGNIDDFLDAYYTYWMHTDANVTVLSASGVSQNVKILGIDDYGYLRVRGEDGTMFTVHPDGNTFDCLKGLIAPK; encoded by the exons aatTTATAGACAAAGAGGAATGGACAACGCAtgcagaaaaattaaaatcattaagCGACACTGCCAAACTCGTATCCGAGAAATGCAAACCATTTGAAGTTAAGGATCTTCCAGGTTTAATAGTATATCCAGAAAATGCTGTAACAGACGCAGAACTTGAACTGATGAAACGTGTGGAGTCCAATGAAACGTTag AGAGTGAAACTAGAAGTCAAGTTTCTACACCAGTTTCAGTAAACATTCCTCAACATGAGAATCAATTATCACAAgatgaaatacaaaagatCACAAAAGATACCACTGAATTTCAAGGTGTTCCACATTCTACTAGTAAATCACTTGATATGCTTGACAATTTAGATGTATCCACTACTATAAGCACCAGACAAGTATCTTGCAGTGATATAAAAAGTACAAGTAAACCTTTTGAACCAAAGTCTTTTTATGATGCTAAGTATAGCAAATCCATAGCATCTACAAGCCCTTTTAA GAATTCCATAGCGGAGATAACAAGAAagttatcaaaaaataatgtaaaaccaccaaatgtcctaatatATGCTGACAGTTTTATTGCACGTAACAATGTAAAAGGTGTTTTGGAAGAATCTCTTGACACAAATAA ataCACCATTTACGCATTATCTCCAGAAGAAGCACGTAATGACGCTTGGGTAGAAAATGCAGCTTTAGTCGTCGTTTGTGGAAATGTGGGCAATGAGATTGGAAACCGAATCGTGGAGTATATTCTTCACGGTGGCAAGTTGCTCGCTTTGTGCTCTGAcgtaattcatattttacttCCTTCGTTTAAAACGGCGGAAGTACGAGAAAACGAGCTGGTTCACTTTTCTTATGGGAAATGGAAGCATGTACGCATGATGCATCATATCTTCTGTTATCAACCATCTCCTGTAAGAACGAGATTTTCACAGGATCATGAAGACGTAAA AGTATCTAGTGTTTCTCCGCCAGCGACAGTGAGcgtgaaagataaaaaggGAAACTCGCATTCGTTTGACCTAAAGGTACTTGGAACAGAAGAAACTTGGCACACACCAAGTATTCTACTTGCCACCCTACTAGGAAGTGGTGGAAAGCTTGTTTTTTCTCAAATACATCTTGAAGTGGATCCAATGCAATATGAACTCGaggaaagtaaatttaatgcTTTGAAAGAAAGTAACGCAACTAGACTGGAAATAttcaatgatttattaaaaacgcATCTTGAAATAGAAGTTCGTAGTACTGCAAAAGTAACTGCACATATGACTTATACATCTGCTTTCTTTTTGGGACGACATGag TTGAAACTAGAAATGCTAGAAAGATTGAAGGATATAATGGCAGCAAACGATACTTTAAAAATGCCAAAGCTGGAAATTCAGTTTTGTAGAAGCAGCACAGTTCCACGACCTGCTTCAGCTTTGTTCCTACCAATTATGATTCATCAGTGTCCTGACAATTTCTCAACTGTAGAATATTTTGag AATTTATCTACCAAGGAATTAGGACGTTTGGTTATATACGTTGATATAATGACATCATCAATGGATGTATTTAATGGTCATCAATTAGGACATGGTTTAGCTGTTATTGTCCGTCAGCAAACTCAAGGACGAG GAAGGAGCAAAAATATTTGGCTCAGTCCAAAAGGTGCAGCACTGTTCACGTTGCAACTTCATGTGCCTACTGATACCATACTTGGAAGACGAATCTCAATTTTGCAACATTTGGTTTCTGTTGCAATTATATCTGCATTTAAGTCTCTATCTGGATATGAA gaTATCGATCTAAGATTAAAATGGCCTAATGATATTTATGCTGgtaataatgttaaaattggTGGACTGATTGTAGAGACTCATGTTATGTCAAATCTTAATATATGTAACGTTG gAGTTGGAATAAATTTGTTCAACAAAGAACCTACATGTTGcattaatgatataattactacatttaacgaaatatatcagaaaaaattagaaatgatATCATACGAACAATACTTTGCTATTGtattcaatgaaattgaaagatgGTTAAATATCGTACAAAGTGGTAATATAGATGATTTTCTGGATGCATATTATACTTATTGGATGCATAC CGACGCAAATGTGACAGTATTATCAGCATCTGGGGTGTCACAAAACGTTAAAATACTAGGTATAGACGATTACGGATATTTACGTGTACGAGGAGAAGATGGAACGATGTTTACCGTACATCCAGATGGTAATACGTTCGATTGCCTGAAAGGTCTTATAGCTCCGAAATAA
- the LOC122574687 gene encoding biotin--protein ligase isoform X1 has protein sequence MILTFLYMIATSIQSRRIVFLKNHLRNLFQGDTTTCPSIMFYNKKQSSNKESNSPMNDCENDEFMTSCLCVNKSDARLEELLWYYDDMRLCTIFPQQKVDISSWLTYQYGKTFFPLHTNNRNGTLLQSEYKLYILVEADLKSYNPIAATHATKVEDYGLIITWTANKNIDLIIESDLDMVAKFFIAAMEGQCYINNGLLLKRIETVLISGKPCLYNSDVLNSPPTKKFIDKEEWTTHAEKLKSLSDTAKLVSEKCKPFEVKDLPGLIVYPENAVTDAELELMKRVESNETLESETRSQVSTPVSVNIPQHENQLSQDEIQKITKDTTEFQGVPHSTSKSLDMLDNLDVSTTISTRQVSCSDIKSTSKPFEPKSFYDAKYSKSIASTSPFKNSIAEITRKLSKNNVKPPNVLIYADSFIARNNVKGVLEESLDTNKYTIYALSPEEARNDAWVENAALVVVCGNVGNEIGNRIVEYILHGGKLLALCSDVIHILLPSFKTAEVRENELVHFSYGKWKHVRMMHHIFCYQPSPVRTRFSQDHEDVKVSSVSPPATVSVKDKKGNSHSFDLKVLGTEETWHTPSILLATLLGSGGKLVFSQIHLEVDPMQYELEESKFNALKESNATRLEIFNDLLKTHLEIEVRSTAKVTAHMTYTSAFFLGRHELKLEMLERLKDIMAANDTLKMPKLEIQFCRSSTVPRPASALFLPIMIHQCPDNFSTVEYFENLSTKELGRLVIYVDIMTSSMDVFNGHQLGHGLAVIVRQQTQGRGRSKNIWLSPKGAALFTLQLHVPTDTILGRRISILQHLVSVAIISAFKSLSGYEDIDLRLKWPNDIYAGNNVKIGGLIVETHVMSNLNICNVGVGINLFNKEPTCCINDIITTFNEIYQKKLEMISYEQYFAIVFNEIERWLNIVQSGNIDDFLDAYYTYWMHTDANVTVLSASGVSQNVKILGIDDYGYLRVRGEDGTMFTVHPDGNTFDCLKGLIAPK, from the exons TATGGTACTATGATGATATGAGATTGTGCACTATATTTCCTCAA CAAAAAGTTGACATCTCAAGTTGGTTAACGTATCAGTAtggaaaaacattttttcctttgcATACAAATAATCGTAATGGAACTTTGTTACAATCAGAGTACAAACTTTATATTCTTGTTGAAGCTGATCTTAAAAGTTATAATCCTATTGCTGCAACACATGCTACTAAG GTCGAAGATTACGGTTTAATTATTACGTGGAcggcaaataaaaatattgatttaattataGAGTCCGATTTAGATATGgttgcaaaattttttattgcagcGATGGAAGGTCAATGTTACATTAATAACGGCTTGTTATTAAAACGAATAGAAA cTGTCCTGATATCAGGAAAGCCTTGTCTTTACAATAGTGATGTGTTGAATTCACCACCAACTAAAA aatTTATAGACAAAGAGGAATGGACAACGCAtgcagaaaaattaaaatcattaagCGACACTGCCAAACTCGTATCCGAGAAATGCAAACCATTTGAAGTTAAGGATCTTCCAGGTTTAATAGTATATCCAGAAAATGCTGTAACAGACGCAGAACTTGAACTGATGAAACGTGTGGAGTCCAATGAAACGTTag AGAGTGAAACTAGAAGTCAAGTTTCTACACCAGTTTCAGTAAACATTCCTCAACATGAGAATCAATTATCACAAgatgaaatacaaaagatCACAAAAGATACCACTGAATTTCAAGGTGTTCCACATTCTACTAGTAAATCACTTGATATGCTTGACAATTTAGATGTATCCACTACTATAAGCACCAGACAAGTATCTTGCAGTGATATAAAAAGTACAAGTAAACCTTTTGAACCAAAGTCTTTTTATGATGCTAAGTATAGCAAATCCATAGCATCTACAAGCCCTTTTAA GAATTCCATAGCGGAGATAACAAGAAagttatcaaaaaataatgtaaaaccaccaaatgtcctaatatATGCTGACAGTTTTATTGCACGTAACAATGTAAAAGGTGTTTTGGAAGAATCTCTTGACACAAATAA ataCACCATTTACGCATTATCTCCAGAAGAAGCACGTAATGACGCTTGGGTAGAAAATGCAGCTTTAGTCGTCGTTTGTGGAAATGTGGGCAATGAGATTGGAAACCGAATCGTGGAGTATATTCTTCACGGTGGCAAGTTGCTCGCTTTGTGCTCTGAcgtaattcatattttacttCCTTCGTTTAAAACGGCGGAAGTACGAGAAAACGAGCTGGTTCACTTTTCTTATGGGAAATGGAAGCATGTACGCATGATGCATCATATCTTCTGTTATCAACCATCTCCTGTAAGAACGAGATTTTCACAGGATCATGAAGACGTAAA AGTATCTAGTGTTTCTCCGCCAGCGACAGTGAGcgtgaaagataaaaaggGAAACTCGCATTCGTTTGACCTAAAGGTACTTGGAACAGAAGAAACTTGGCACACACCAAGTATTCTACTTGCCACCCTACTAGGAAGTGGTGGAAAGCTTGTTTTTTCTCAAATACATCTTGAAGTGGATCCAATGCAATATGAACTCGaggaaagtaaatttaatgcTTTGAAAGAAAGTAACGCAACTAGACTGGAAATAttcaatgatttattaaaaacgcATCTTGAAATAGAAGTTCGTAGTACTGCAAAAGTAACTGCACATATGACTTATACATCTGCTTTCTTTTTGGGACGACATGag TTGAAACTAGAAATGCTAGAAAGATTGAAGGATATAATGGCAGCAAACGATACTTTAAAAATGCCAAAGCTGGAAATTCAGTTTTGTAGAAGCAGCACAGTTCCACGACCTGCTTCAGCTTTGTTCCTACCAATTATGATTCATCAGTGTCCTGACAATTTCTCAACTGTAGAATATTTTGag AATTTATCTACCAAGGAATTAGGACGTTTGGTTATATACGTTGATATAATGACATCATCAATGGATGTATTTAATGGTCATCAATTAGGACATGGTTTAGCTGTTATTGTCCGTCAGCAAACTCAAGGACGAG GAAGGAGCAAAAATATTTGGCTCAGTCCAAAAGGTGCAGCACTGTTCACGTTGCAACTTCATGTGCCTACTGATACCATACTTGGAAGACGAATCTCAATTTTGCAACATTTGGTTTCTGTTGCAATTATATCTGCATTTAAGTCTCTATCTGGATATGAA gaTATCGATCTAAGATTAAAATGGCCTAATGATATTTATGCTGgtaataatgttaaaattggTGGACTGATTGTAGAGACTCATGTTATGTCAAATCTTAATATATGTAACGTTG gAGTTGGAATAAATTTGTTCAACAAAGAACCTACATGTTGcattaatgatataattactacatttaacgaaatatatcagaaaaaattagaaatgatATCATACGAACAATACTTTGCTATTGtattcaatgaaattgaaagatgGTTAAATATCGTACAAAGTGGTAATATAGATGATTTTCTGGATGCATATTATACTTATTGGATGCATAC CGACGCAAATGTGACAGTATTATCAGCATCTGGGGTGTCACAAAACGTTAAAATACTAGGTATAGACGATTACGGATATTTACGTGTACGAGGAGAAGATGGAACGATGTTTACCGTACATCCAGATGGTAATACGTTCGATTGCCTGAAAGGTCTTATAGCTCCGAAATAA
- the LOC122574687 gene encoding biotin--protein ligase isoform X4, producing the protein MVAKFFIAAMEGQCYINNGLLLKRIETVLISGKPCLYNSDVLNSPPTKKFIDKEEWTTHAEKLKSLSDTAKLVSEKCKPFEVKDLPGLIVYPENAVTDAELELMKRVESNETLESETRSQVSTPVSVNIPQHENQLSQDEIQKITKDTTEFQGVPHSTSKSLDMLDNLDVSTTISTRQVSCSDIKSTSKPFEPKSFYDAKYSKSIASTSPFKNSIAEITRKLSKNNVKPPNVLIYADSFIARNNVKGVLEESLDTNKYTIYALSPEEARNDAWVENAALVVVCGNVGNEIGNRIVEYILHGGKLLALCSDVIHILLPSFKTAEVRENELVHFSYGKWKHVRMMHHIFCYQPSPVRTRFSQDHEDVKVSSVSPPATVSVKDKKGNSHSFDLKVLGTEETWHTPSILLATLLGSGGKLVFSQIHLEVDPMQYELEESKFNALKESNATRLEIFNDLLKTHLEIEVRSTAKVTAHMTYTSAFFLGRHELKLEMLERLKDIMAANDTLKMPKLEIQFCRSSTVPRPASALFLPIMIHQCPDNFSTVEYFENLSTKELGRLVIYVDIMTSSMDVFNGHQLGHGLAVIVRQQTQGRGRSKNIWLSPKGAALFTLQLHVPTDTILGRRISILQHLVSVAIISAFKSLSGYEDIDLRLKWPNDIYAGNNVKIGGLIVETHVMSNLNICNVGVGINLFNKEPTCCINDIITTFNEIYQKKLEMISYEQYFAIVFNEIERWLNIVQSGNIDDFLDAYYTYWMHTDANVTVLSASGVSQNVKILGIDDYGYLRVRGEDGTMFTVHPDGNTFDCLKGLIAPK; encoded by the exons ATGgttgcaaaattttttattgcagcGATGGAAGGTCAATGTTACATTAATAACGGCTTGTTATTAAAACGAATAGAAA cTGTCCTGATATCAGGAAAGCCTTGTCTTTACAATAGTGATGTGTTGAATTCACCACCAACTAAAA aatTTATAGACAAAGAGGAATGGACAACGCAtgcagaaaaattaaaatcattaagCGACACTGCCAAACTCGTATCCGAGAAATGCAAACCATTTGAAGTTAAGGATCTTCCAGGTTTAATAGTATATCCAGAAAATGCTGTAACAGACGCAGAACTTGAACTGATGAAACGTGTGGAGTCCAATGAAACGTTag AGAGTGAAACTAGAAGTCAAGTTTCTACACCAGTTTCAGTAAACATTCCTCAACATGAGAATCAATTATCACAAgatgaaatacaaaagatCACAAAAGATACCACTGAATTTCAAGGTGTTCCACATTCTACTAGTAAATCACTTGATATGCTTGACAATTTAGATGTATCCACTACTATAAGCACCAGACAAGTATCTTGCAGTGATATAAAAAGTACAAGTAAACCTTTTGAACCAAAGTCTTTTTATGATGCTAAGTATAGCAAATCCATAGCATCTACAAGCCCTTTTAA GAATTCCATAGCGGAGATAACAAGAAagttatcaaaaaataatgtaaaaccaccaaatgtcctaatatATGCTGACAGTTTTATTGCACGTAACAATGTAAAAGGTGTTTTGGAAGAATCTCTTGACACAAATAA ataCACCATTTACGCATTATCTCCAGAAGAAGCACGTAATGACGCTTGGGTAGAAAATGCAGCTTTAGTCGTCGTTTGTGGAAATGTGGGCAATGAGATTGGAAACCGAATCGTGGAGTATATTCTTCACGGTGGCAAGTTGCTCGCTTTGTGCTCTGAcgtaattcatattttacttCCTTCGTTTAAAACGGCGGAAGTACGAGAAAACGAGCTGGTTCACTTTTCTTATGGGAAATGGAAGCATGTACGCATGATGCATCATATCTTCTGTTATCAACCATCTCCTGTAAGAACGAGATTTTCACAGGATCATGAAGACGTAAA AGTATCTAGTGTTTCTCCGCCAGCGACAGTGAGcgtgaaagataaaaaggGAAACTCGCATTCGTTTGACCTAAAGGTACTTGGAACAGAAGAAACTTGGCACACACCAAGTATTCTACTTGCCACCCTACTAGGAAGTGGTGGAAAGCTTGTTTTTTCTCAAATACATCTTGAAGTGGATCCAATGCAATATGAACTCGaggaaagtaaatttaatgcTTTGAAAGAAAGTAACGCAACTAGACTGGAAATAttcaatgatttattaaaaacgcATCTTGAAATAGAAGTTCGTAGTACTGCAAAAGTAACTGCACATATGACTTATACATCTGCTTTCTTTTTGGGACGACATGag TTGAAACTAGAAATGCTAGAAAGATTGAAGGATATAATGGCAGCAAACGATACTTTAAAAATGCCAAAGCTGGAAATTCAGTTTTGTAGAAGCAGCACAGTTCCACGACCTGCTTCAGCTTTGTTCCTACCAATTATGATTCATCAGTGTCCTGACAATTTCTCAACTGTAGAATATTTTGag AATTTATCTACCAAGGAATTAGGACGTTTGGTTATATACGTTGATATAATGACATCATCAATGGATGTATTTAATGGTCATCAATTAGGACATGGTTTAGCTGTTATTGTCCGTCAGCAAACTCAAGGACGAG GAAGGAGCAAAAATATTTGGCTCAGTCCAAAAGGTGCAGCACTGTTCACGTTGCAACTTCATGTGCCTACTGATACCATACTTGGAAGACGAATCTCAATTTTGCAACATTTGGTTTCTGTTGCAATTATATCTGCATTTAAGTCTCTATCTGGATATGAA gaTATCGATCTAAGATTAAAATGGCCTAATGATATTTATGCTGgtaataatgttaaaattggTGGACTGATTGTAGAGACTCATGTTATGTCAAATCTTAATATATGTAACGTTG gAGTTGGAATAAATTTGTTCAACAAAGAACCTACATGTTGcattaatgatataattactacatttaacgaaatatatcagaaaaaattagaaatgatATCATACGAACAATACTTTGCTATTGtattcaatgaaattgaaagatgGTTAAATATCGTACAAAGTGGTAATATAGATGATTTTCTGGATGCATATTATACTTATTGGATGCATAC CGACGCAAATGTGACAGTATTATCAGCATCTGGGGTGTCACAAAACGTTAAAATACTAGGTATAGACGATTACGGATATTTACGTGTACGAGGAGAAGATGGAACGATGTTTACCGTACATCCAGATGGTAATACGTTCGATTGCCTGAAAGGTCTTATAGCTCCGAAATAA